One genomic window of Bos taurus isolate L1 Dominette 01449 registration number 42190680 breed Hereford chromosome Y, ARS-UCD2.0, whole genome shotgun sequence includes the following:
- the CD99 gene encoding CD99 antigen precursor, which produces MARRAALTLLLFALLGSLVSTQEDFDLSHALDDDKKPTVTPKPAPGNDGFDLNDAIGGGGNDRVSPNPPKPKPQPKPKQPGTSENENWDLNDALDGGGNGGGASPDSPKSKPQPDPNQPESNEESPGVIPGIVGAIVVALGGAISSFIAYQKKKLCFKENAEEGQVNMENHRTTAEPAVQQTLLEK; this is translated from the exons ATGGCGCGTCGGGCCGCCCTAACGCTGCTCCTCTTCGCCCTGCTTGGAAGCCTGGTGTCCACCCAGG aggatTTCGATTTATCACACGCCCTTGATG ATGACAAGAAACCCACTGTTACACCAAAACCAGCACCCG ggAACGATGGCTTCGATTTAAACGATGCCATTGGTGGTGGAGGAAACG ACCGAGTGTCACCCAACCCACCGAAGCCAAAACCTCAGCCAAAGCCCAAGCAGCCTGGCACTTCTG AGAATGAGAACTGGGATTTAAACGATGCCCTTGATGGTGGAGGAAATG GTGGCGGAGCGTCACCCGACTCACCAAAGTCAAAACCTCAGCCAGACCCCAATCAGCCTGAGTCTAACG AAGAATCGCCAGGCGTGATCCCGGGCATCGTGGGTGCTATCGTGGTGGCCTTGGGAGGAGCCATCTCCAGCTTCATCGCCTACCAGAAGAAAAAGCTGTGCTTCAAAGAGAACG CCGAAGAAGGACAGGTGAATATGGAGAACCATCGCACCACCGCTGAGCCAGCAG TTCAACAGACTCTTCTGGAGAAATAA